In a single window of the Flavivirga spongiicola genome:
- a CDS encoding class I SAM-dependent methyltransferase, with translation MKNNAPYLIVKDHSVSSETFKLIQNNEYGFLETIPQPSSEKLPDYYKSEDYISHTDTRRNLFEKVYHFIRKISLKKKLKLINSFSLKDKNLLDVGCGTGDFLQTAKQNNWTVSGIEPDEKAREISNRKTNNSVFKIEQLLKFESASFDVITLWHVLEHLPNLEDHITVFKKLLKPNGTLIIAVPNYKSYDAKYYKEFWAAYDVPRHLWHFNKRSISKLALKVSMEVIKIKPMLFDAFYVSLLSEKYKHGKMNPIKGFWIGLLSNLKAIKSKEGSSLIYIIKNS, from the coding sequence ATGAAAAATAACGCTCCTTATTTAATTGTAAAAGATCATTCTGTTTCAAGCGAAACATTTAAATTAATTCAAAATAATGAATATGGTTTTCTAGAAACAATACCGCAACCATCTTCAGAAAAATTACCAGATTATTATAAAAGTGAAGATTATATTTCACATACAGATACACGACGAAATCTATTTGAAAAAGTATATCATTTTATTAGAAAGATCTCTTTAAAAAAGAAACTAAAATTAATTAATTCCTTTTCTTTAAAAGATAAAAATCTTTTAGATGTTGGATGTGGCACAGGTGATTTTTTACAAACTGCAAAACAAAATAATTGGACGGTTTCTGGAATTGAACCTGATGAAAAAGCTAGAGAAATTTCTAATAGAAAAACTAATAATTCTGTTTTTAAAATTGAACAACTTTTAAAATTTGAATCAGCAAGTTTTGATGTTATTACACTTTGGCATGTACTGGAACATTTACCAAATTTAGAAGATCATATTACTGTTTTTAAAAAATTATTAAAACCCAATGGCACTTTAATAATTGCTGTTCCAAATTATAAAAGTTACGATGCAAAATATTATAAAGAATTTTGGGCCGCTTACGATGTTCCAAGACATCTTTGGCATTTTAATAAAAGGTCCATTTCTAAATTAGCTTTGAAAGTTTCTATGGAAGTCATAAAAATAAAACCCATGCTTTTCGATGCATTTTATGTAAGCTTACTTTCTGAAAAATATAAGCATGGAAAAATGAATCCAATCAAAGGATTTTGGATTGGGTTACTTTCAAATTTAAAAGCTATCAAGTCAAAAGAAGGCTCTTCTTTAATTTATATCATTAAAAATAGCTAA
- a CDS encoding OmpH family outer membrane protein has translation MKNILYVLLVTLVFTSCQKEKKIGFIDNGVVINDYQEKKDLEAKFQIKEEAFRKKFDSIDQVFKLEVQQFQNSAKKMSQSKAQEKYQELGQKQQFLEQQKQVEAQQFQKAFQTQIDTVIVKVKDFVKDYGKKNGYTYILGTSDAAANVLYGTDENDLTKTILDALNEAYKK, from the coding sequence ATGAAAAATATACTTTATGTATTATTAGTAACCTTAGTTTTTACTTCTTGTCAAAAAGAAAAAAAAATTGGATTTATAGACAACGGTGTTGTAATAAATGATTATCAAGAAAAAAAAGATTTAGAAGCTAAATTTCAAATAAAGGAAGAAGCTTTTAGAAAAAAATTCGATAGCATTGATCAAGTATTCAAATTAGAAGTACAACAGTTTCAAAATAGTGCTAAAAAAATGTCACAATCTAAAGCTCAAGAAAAATATCAAGAACTTGGCCAAAAGCAACAATTTCTAGAGCAACAAAAACAAGTAGAAGCACAACAGTTCCAAAAAGCTTTTCAAACTCAAATAGATACAGTTATTGTAAAAGTGAAAGACTTTGTGAAAGACTATGGAAAGAAAAATGGTTACACCTACATATTAGGAACCAGTGACGCTGCGGCCAATGTTTTGTATGGTACCGATGAAAACGATTTAACAAAAACTATTTTAGATGCTTTGAATGAAGCTTATAAAAAATAG
- a CDS encoding T9SS type A sorting domain-containing protein has product MKQCLLIILMIPFLSFCQVQIGNDIDGEAAKDQSGYNVSLSSNGSIVAIGAIDNKGNGIDSGHVRIYENLSGVWTQIGDDIDGEVAGVQSGFSVSLSSDGSVVAIGAPYNSGNGGSSGHVRIYENLSGVWTQVGNDIDGERAGDLSGFSVSLSSDGSIVAIGAPLNDDNGIFSGHVRIYENLSGVWTQIGDDINGETVSDYLGWSISLSSDGSKVAMGAIFNDGIGIDSGHVRIYENLSGVWTQIGDDIDGEATGDQSGFSVSLSSDGSVVAIGAFSNDGNGEGSGHVRIYKNLSGVWTQIGEDIDGEAAGDLSGSRVSLSSNGSIVAINAVPNDGNGEGSGHVRIYKNLSGVWTQIGEDIDGEAAGDSSGSGLSLSSDGTIVAIGAYGNDNNGEDSGHVRVYDLSAAVLSSNTFVLPRFSISPNPTINKTTINLRQGLMLEKVNIYNNLGQFIDSINIEVIDTSNLSKGLYYIEVVTDQGKATKKLVIE; this is encoded by the coding sequence ATGAAACAGTGCCTACTTATAATTTTAATGATCCCTTTTCTTAGTTTTTGTCAAGTTCAAATAGGAAATGATATTGATGGTGAAGCAGCTAAAGACCAGTCTGGTTACAATGTTTCTCTTTCGTCAAATGGCTCTATCGTAGCTATTGGTGCTATCGATAATAAAGGTAATGGTATTGATTCAGGTCATGTACGAATTTATGAGAATCTATCTGGGGTTTGGACTCAGATAGGAGATGATATTGATGGTGAAGTAGCGGGAGTTCAATCTGGTTTTAGCGTTTCCCTTTCTTCTGATGGATCTGTCGTGGCAATTGGTGCGCCTTATAATAGCGGGAATGGCGGAAGTTCTGGCCATGTACGAATTTATGAGAATTTATCTGGGGTTTGGACTCAGGTAGGTAACGATATTGATGGGGAAAGAGCTGGTGATTTATCAGGTTTTAGTGTTTCTCTCTCTTCTGATGGTTCTATTGTAGCCATTGGTGCGCCTCTTAATGATGATAATGGTATTTTTTCTGGTCATGTGCGAATTTATGAGAACTTATCTGGAGTTTGGACTCAGATAGGCGATGATATTAATGGGGAAACAGTTAGTGATTATTTGGGGTGGAGTATATCTCTGTCATCTGATGGCTCTAAAGTTGCTATGGGTGCTATATTTAATGATGGTATTGGTATTGATTCAGGTCATGTACGAATTTATGAGAATCTATCTGGGGTATGGACTCAGATAGGAGATGATATTGATGGAGAAGCAACTGGAGATCAATCAGGTTTTAGCGTATCTCTCTCTTCTGATGGTTCTGTTGTAGCTATTGGTGCTTTTAGTAATGATGGTAATGGCGAAGGCTCTGGTCATGTACGAATTTATAAGAATTTATCTGGGGTTTGGACTCAGATAGGAGAAGATATTGATGGTGAAGCAGCTGGAGATTTATCAGGTTCTAGAGTTTCTTTATCATCTAATGGTTCTATTGTAGCTATTAATGCTGTACCTAATGATGGTAATGGCGAGGGCTCTGGTCATGTACGAATTTATAAGAATTTATCTGGGGTTTGGACTCAGATAGGAGAAGATATTGATGGTGAAGCAGCTGGAGATTCATCAGGTTCTGGCCTATCTCTATCTTCCGATGGTACAATTGTAGCTATTGGCGCTTACGGTAATGATAATAATGGAGAAGACTCTGGTCATGTACGTGTTTATGACTTAAGCGCTGCTGTATTATCTTCAAATACTTTTGTTTTACCTAGGTTTAGTATATCTCCAAATCCAACTATAAATAAAACAACAATAAATTTGCGCCAAGGTCTAATGTTAGAAAAAGTTAATATTTATAATAATTTAGGTCAATTTATAGATTCTATAAATATTGAAGTTATAGATACTTCGAATTTATCCAAAGGACTTTATTATATTGAAGTAGTAACAGATCAAGGAAAAGCTACTAAAAAATTAGTAATTGAATAA
- the rpiB gene encoding ribose 5-phosphate isomerase B, with protein MTISIGNDHAGTDYKFAIKQYLEDKGYTVNNYGTDANDSVDYPDFVHPVAQDVENKKVDFGILICGSANGVAMTANKYQQVRAGLCWTKEIVELIRQHNNANVLCIPARYTAIPQALQMVETFLNTDFEGGRHQNRIDKIPLSC; from the coding sequence ATGACAATTTCTATAGGAAACGACCACGCAGGAACGGATTATAAATTTGCAATTAAACAATATTTAGAAGATAAAGGTTATACTGTTAATAACTATGGAACCGATGCGAATGATAGTGTAGATTATCCAGATTTTGTACACCCAGTGGCACAAGATGTAGAAAATAAAAAAGTAGATTTTGGTATTTTAATATGTGGTAGTGCTAATGGTGTTGCCATGACTGCTAATAAGTATCAACAAGTGCGTGCCGGTTTATGTTGGACTAAAGAAATTGTTGAGCTTATTAGACAACACAATAATGCAAATGTTTTATGTATTCCTGCACGTTATACAGCCATTCCACAAGCTTTACAAATGGTAGAGACATTTTTAAATACAGATTTTGAAGGCGGTAGACATCAGAATAGAATAGATAAAATTCCGTTATCTTGTTAA
- a CDS encoding cation diffusion facilitator family transporter, with protein MGHSHSHNHSHAHNDLKGRNLFISILLNILITVAQVIGGIVSGSLALLSDALHNFSDVLSLVVSYIANKLSKKKASIHRTFGYKRAEILAAFINASTLIIVAVLLIIEAIKRFQNPEEIESNLVIWLSLLGIIANGFSVLLLKRDSEANMNMKSAYLHLLTDMMASIAVLIGGLLMKYYQLYWVDSVLTFAIALYLIWMGFDLLKSSTKVLMLFTPDDIPIKQIVNEINAFESIKNVHHVHVWQLNEEEIHLEAHIDFNEDITLSQFDTILHEIENLVFNKYDINHVNIQPEFGKDDVKDVIVQD; from the coding sequence ATGGGTCATTCACATTCTCATAATCATTCACATGCTCATAACGACCTAAAAGGACGTAATCTTTTTATATCTATTTTATTAAATATCCTTATTACTGTTGCGCAAGTAATAGGTGGTATCGTTTCTGGTAGTCTGGCACTGTTAAGTGATGCATTACATAATTTTAGCGATGTACTTTCTTTGGTTGTAAGTTATATAGCTAATAAATTATCAAAAAAAAAGGCTTCAATTCATAGAACATTTGGATACAAACGTGCAGAAATTTTAGCAGCATTTATAAATGCATCTACGTTAATAATTGTTGCAGTATTATTAATAATTGAGGCTATAAAAAGATTTCAAAATCCAGAAGAAATAGAATCTAATTTAGTTATTTGGTTATCTCTTTTAGGGATTATAGCTAATGGCTTTAGTGTGCTTTTATTAAAAAGAGATTCTGAAGCTAATATGAATATGAAAAGCGCTTATTTACATTTATTAACAGATATGATGGCTAGTATTGCTGTACTTATAGGAGGTCTGTTAATGAAATATTACCAATTGTATTGGGTAGATAGTGTATTAACATTTGCTATAGCACTTTATTTAATCTGGATGGGTTTCGATTTATTAAAAAGCTCTACAAAGGTTTTAATGTTATTTACTCCAGATGATATTCCTATAAAACAAATAGTTAATGAAATAAATGCTTTTGAAAGTATTAAAAATGTACACCACGTTCATGTTTGGCAATTAAACGAAGAAGAAATTCATTTAGAAGCACATATAGATTTTAATGAAGATATTACCTTATCACAGTTTGATACTATTTTACACGAAATAGAAAATTTAGTGTTTAATAAATACGATATTAATCACGTGAACATTCAACCAGAATTTGGTAAAGATGATGTTAAAGATGTGATTGTACAAGACTAG
- a CDS encoding GNAT family N-acetyltransferase, translated as MLKIQVKTFEELTKQELYSLLQLRSEVFVVEQDCVYQDIDGKDQKALHVLGFKEDKLVAYTRIFKPGDYFKEPSIGRVVVIKSERAYKYGYDIMKASIKAITEHFNPSLVKISAQVYLTKFYTNLGFTAIGEEYLEDDIPHIAMIKELTL; from the coding sequence ATGTTAAAAATACAAGTAAAAACTTTTGAAGAATTAACTAAACAAGAATTGTATAGTTTATTACAATTACGAAGTGAAGTCTTTGTAGTTGAGCAAGATTGCGTCTATCAGGATATAGATGGAAAAGATCAAAAAGCGTTACACGTTTTAGGTTTTAAAGAAGATAAACTGGTAGCTTATACGCGTATTTTTAAACCAGGAGATTATTTTAAAGAACCTAGTATTGGCAGAGTCGTGGTAATTAAAAGCGAAAGGGCTTATAAATATGGTTACGATATCATGAAAGCATCTATTAAAGCCATTACAGAGCACTTTAATCCATCATTAGTAAAAATATCAGCACAAGTCTATTTAACTAAATTTTACACTAATCTGGGCTTTACAGCTATAGGTGAGGAATATTTAGAAGATGATATTCCACATATAGCCATGATTAAAGAATTAACGCTTTAA
- a CDS encoding T9SS type B sorting domain-containing protein, with amino-acid sequence MFALLSCIGISQTYVPDDNFEQRLIDLGYDIGPLDDNVPTTNINGVIDLDVDGLGILDLTGIEAFSALETFTCQSNNLTSLDLTQNTSLTQLFCGNNQLSNLDITQNPNLIILWCDFNQITSLDVTQNPSLISLRCENNLLTNLDVIQNPSLNVLVCENNQIASLDVSQNNTLSRFQCGNNLLSNLNLSNNPSLTFFTCENNQITSLDVSINTQLINLNCAFNELTELDISNNSNVTQLDCSNNNLCRLNLRNGNNGNITAMDFRANPDLNCVVVDNPSGNHSTWEPVSFSNYIASQNDCSNFVNVDTLDNVVTNISYTLPALINGNYFEQSGGNGIQYNTGDTITNSQTIYIYNETACDSNESSFSILIIEDDYYIPKYFTPNNDGRHDFWQVFDSNNSVKMTHIFDKYGKLLKSLTPNSQGWNGTFNGNPLNTDDYWYVVTLNSGEVIRGHFALKR; translated from the coding sequence GTGTTTGCATTACTAAGTTGTATTGGTATTTCTCAAACATATGTTCCAGACGATAATTTTGAACAAAGATTAATAGATTTAGGTTATGATATCGGACCTCTAGACGATAATGTCCCTACTACAAATATAAATGGTGTTATAGATCTAGATGTTGATGGCTTGGGTATATTAGACCTTACTGGTATTGAAGCTTTTTCTGCATTAGAAACGTTTACTTGTCAGTCCAACAATCTAACAAGTTTAGATCTAACACAAAACACATCGTTAACTCAGTTATTTTGCGGTAATAATCAACTATCTAATTTAGATATCACTCAAAATCCAAACTTAATAATTTTATGGTGTGATTTTAACCAAATAACCAGTCTGGATGTCACTCAAAATCCTAGTTTGATTTCATTAAGATGCGAAAATAATCTACTTACAAATTTAGATGTCATTCAAAATCCTAGTTTAAACGTTTTGGTATGTGAAAACAACCAAATAGCATCTTTGGATGTGTCTCAAAATAATACATTAAGTAGATTTCAATGTGGCAATAATCTTTTAAGCAATCTTAACCTTTCTAATAATCCAAGTTTGACTTTCTTTACTTGTGAAAATAATCAAATAACTAGTTTAGACGTTTCAATAAATACTCAACTCATCAATTTAAATTGTGCATTTAATGAATTAACAGAATTAGATATTTCTAATAATTCTAATGTCACGCAATTAGATTGTAGTAACAATAATTTATGTAGATTGAATCTTAGAAATGGTAATAATGGGAATATTACTGCCATGGATTTTAGAGCTAATCCTGATTTAAATTGTGTTGTTGTTGATAACCCTTCTGGAAATCATTCAACCTGGGAACCTGTTTCTTTTTCTAATTACATAGCATCTCAAAACGATTGCAGTAATTTTGTTAATGTAGATACGCTTGATAATGTTGTAACAAATATTTCTTATACTTTACCAGCTCTAATAAATGGGAATTACTTTGAGCAATCTGGTGGCAATGGTATTCAGTATAATACCGGAGATACTATTACAAACTCACAAACCATTTATATTTATAATGAAACTGCTTGCGATAGCAACGAGTCTAGTTTTAGTATATTAATTATTGAAGACGACTATTACATCCCAAAATATTTCACACCAAACAACGATGGTCGTCATGATTTCTGGCAAGTTTTCGATAGTAATAATTCAGTAAAAATGACACATATTTTCGATAAGTATGGAAAACTTTTAAAATCTTTAACTCCAAATTCTCAAGGCTGGAATGGTACTTTTAATGGGAATCCTTTAAATACTGATGATTATTGGTACGTAGTCACTCTTAACTCGGGTGAAGTTATTAGAGGACATTTTGCTTTAAAGCGTTAA
- a CDS encoding OmpA family protein: protein MNKLLVFILITLNAVFAFSQKELTHEVYFDTDKYNLPPTEENRLLLFISTLTDVDIEAISIFGFCDDIGADTYNLKLSQQRADAIKAIFSSNEISDELITNVDGKGEILLKIVEEKNILKIRGLNRKVEIIVTPIKPKPVEKKPVVKVVKKKNTPELIKGDLKVGDKIVFKNILFKTGYSTVTYGSKKTLEAIAKALVEREDIYFTIQGHVCCTQYSRDAVDRKTKKRNLSEARAKYVYDYLAKKGVDKRRMRHLGMRRKFPLGGDPKFDRRVEILITYVGE from the coding sequence ATGAATAAATTATTGGTATTTATATTAATAACGCTAAACGCTGTATTTGCATTCTCTCAAAAAGAATTGACTCACGAAGTTTACTTTGATACAGATAAATACAATCTCCCGCCAACAGAAGAAAATCGCTTACTTCTCTTTATTTCAACCTTAACAGATGTAGACATTGAAGCCATTTCTATATTTGGGTTTTGTGATGACATTGGTGCCGATACTTATAACTTAAAACTATCCCAACAGCGCGCTGATGCTATAAAAGCTATTTTTTCCAGTAATGAAATTAGCGATGAATTAATTACAAATGTTGATGGAAAAGGTGAAATTTTATTAAAAATTGTTGAAGAAAAAAACATACTAAAAATAAGAGGCTTAAACCGAAAAGTAGAAATTATAGTAACACCAATAAAACCTAAACCTGTTGAAAAAAAGCCTGTTGTAAAGGTTGTTAAAAAGAAAAACACACCCGAATTAATAAAAGGAGACCTTAAAGTAGGTGATAAAATAGTTTTTAAAAATATTTTATTTAAAACTGGTTATAGTACGGTAACATATGGGTCTAAAAAAACACTAGAAGCTATTGCTAAAGCTCTTGTAGAACGTGAAGATATTTATTTCACCATACAAGGCCATGTATGTTGTACACAATACAGTAGAGACGCTGTAGATAGAAAGACCAAAAAACGCAACTTATCTGAAGCCCGAGCAAAATACGTTTATGATTATCTTGCAAAAAAGGGTGTCGATAAAAGGCGAATGCGTCATTTAGGAATGCGTCGAAAATTTCCGCTTGGCGGTGATCCAAAATTTGACAGACGTGTAGAAATTTTAATAACCTATGTGGGTGAATAA
- a CDS encoding S41 family peptidase yields the protein MKNLLKKKIIIPILACTIFFTGTAFKNDFFEIAKQIEIFTTLFKELNMNYVDETNPGDLMDTAIKSMLADLDPYTNFMNEQDVEAARINNTGDYTGIGARVKTFKDKLVIVEPYKGYPADKAGLKAGDEIIKVGNIIIETYKENTGDLLKGASDTPVDVTYKRQGKTHTATIKRAEVEIKAVPHFSMINDKTGYIVLSRFSNKAHYETNYALRDLKAQGAEHIILDLRGNPGGLLNEAIKIVNLFVPKGQLVVTTKSKVKKYNKTYYTQSEPIDTEIPLVVLIDGNSASASEIVSGSLQDLDRAVIVGARSFGKGLVQRPKQLTYGTQVKITISRYYTPSGRCIQSLDYWNRNEKGEAVRVKQENYNEFKTKNGRKVFDGGGVFPDVIFNASKNSAITNAIVNSDLIFNYSTDYYYKHTTNDINNLKLTDTDFSNFKNYLKTNHFSFETETEKALYKALETASKEELDDNIEKDFNALVTNLKASKTSVIEENKDYLLELLTEDIVKRYVYREGLYEYYKVNDSKIKKATEILSNPSSYLNYLK from the coding sequence ATGAAGAACTTACTAAAAAAGAAAATCATAATTCCTATACTGGCATGTACCATCTTTTTTACCGGAACTGCTTTTAAAAATGATTTTTTTGAAATAGCAAAGCAAATAGAAATATTTACAACGCTTTTTAAAGAACTCAACATGAATTATGTCGACGAAACGAACCCTGGTGATTTAATGGACACCGCTATTAAGAGTATGTTAGCAGATTTAGATCCATACACCAATTTTATGAACGAGCAAGATGTAGAAGCGGCCAGAATTAATAATACGGGCGATTATACAGGCATAGGTGCTAGAGTAAAAACATTTAAAGACAAATTGGTAATTGTAGAACCTTACAAAGGCTATCCAGCTGATAAAGCGGGTTTAAAGGCTGGAGACGAAATTATTAAAGTTGGTAACATTATCATTGAAACTTATAAAGAGAATACCGGCGATTTATTAAAAGGCGCTTCAGATACACCTGTAGATGTTACTTATAAACGCCAAGGCAAAACACATACTGCTACCATAAAAAGAGCTGAAGTAGAAATTAAGGCTGTCCCTCATTTTTCAATGATTAATGATAAAACAGGTTATATTGTTTTAAGTAGATTTAGTAATAAAGCGCATTACGAAACCAATTACGCTTTACGCGATTTAAAAGCCCAAGGAGCAGAACACATTATTCTGGATTTAAGAGGAAATCCTGGTGGACTCCTTAATGAAGCGATTAAAATTGTGAATCTCTTTGTTCCAAAAGGGCAATTAGTGGTCACCACAAAATCTAAAGTTAAAAAATACAATAAAACCTATTATACACAAAGCGAGCCTATTGATACAGAAATACCTTTAGTGGTTTTAATTGATGGCAACAGTGCTTCGGCAAGTGAAATTGTATCTGGCTCATTGCAAGATTTAGATCGTGCTGTTATTGTAGGGGCTAGAAGTTTTGGTAAAGGTTTAGTGCAGCGTCCCAAACAACTCACTTATGGAACACAAGTTAAAATAACCATTTCAAGATATTATACCCCTTCGGGCAGGTGTATTCAATCTTTAGATTATTGGAATAGAAATGAAAAAGGGGAAGCGGTTCGTGTAAAACAAGAAAACTACAACGAGTTTAAAACTAAAAACGGACGTAAAGTATTTGATGGGGGCGGCGTATTTCCAGACGTCATTTTTAATGCTTCTAAAAATTCAGCCATCACAAATGCTATTGTAAACAGCGACTTAATATTTAACTACAGTACTGATTATTATTATAAACATACTACAAACGATATTAATAATTTGAAACTTACTGATACTGACTTTTCTAATTTTAAAAATTATTTAAAAACGAATCATTTTTCTTTTGAAACAGAAACAGAAAAAGCACTTTACAAAGCTTTAGAAACAGCAAGCAAAGAAGAATTAGATGATAATATAGAAAAAGACTTTAATGCTTTGGTTACTAATTTAAAAGCGTCAAAAACCAGTGTTATTGAAGAAAATAAAGATTATTTATTAGAATTATTAACCGAAGATATAGTAAAAAGATATGTTTACAGGGAAGGGCTGTACGAATACTATAAAGTAAACGATTCTAAGATTAAAAAAGCAACAGAAATACTAAGTAATCCTTCCAGCTATCTTAATTATTTAAAGTAA
- the rnpA gene encoding ribonuclease P protein component: MSTSYPKKEKLKSKKVIEQLFDEGQSVSAFPLRLVYLQTTFDDNVIAKTGVSVSKRNFKTAVDRNRIKRLLREVYRLNKAVYFNNITTQYAFMILYIGKEKPSLTQIESRMKHLFEKFSNKVSE, encoded by the coding sequence ATGTCTACATCATATCCTAAAAAGGAAAAACTTAAAAGCAAAAAGGTCATTGAACAATTATTTGACGAAGGTCAATCTGTTTCAGCTTTTCCTTTACGCTTAGTTTATCTTCAAACAACTTTTGATGATAATGTTATAGCAAAAACAGGCGTTTCTGTAAGTAAGCGAAATTTTAAAACAGCTGTTGACAGAAACCGTATAAAGCGATTATTAAGAGAGGTTTACAGACTAAATAAAGCCGTGTATTTTAACAACATTACAACACAATATGCGTTTATGATTTTGTACATTGGCAAAGAAAAACCAAGCTTAACTCAAATAGAATCCAGAATGAAACACTTGTTTGAAAAATTTTCCAATAAAGTTTCAGAATAA